Within the Prevotella scopos JCM 17725 genome, the region TTGTACGGAAGGTACCCATGTAGGTGCGTCCATACATCTTCTTTTCACCATAAACACCGAATGTTTCAACGAGTTTTAGGTCGGTATCGGCAATGAGTGGGAAAGGAAGTCCATTTTTCTCGATAAACTTCTTGTGTGACTTCTCGTCCTGAATGCTTGCTCCGATAATTACATATCCCTTATCTCTTAACTCCTTGTAGTTGTCACGAAGGTTGCATGCCTGTGCTGTGCAGCCTGATGTTAAATCCTTTGGGTAGAAATAAAGAACAATTTTTTGCCCTTTATAATCGCTCAACTTAATCTCTTTTCCATCTTGGTCAATACCAAGAATCTCTGGTGCTTTATCCCCTACGTTCATAATTCGTTTTGTTTTAATTGTGATTTATCAGAATACAAAGATACAGAAAAGAAATGAAAAGATTACAGCCAGTGATGATAAAGGTGCTATAAATTGTTCTTAATGGTAGATACGATGGAATACAAGAAGTAAGCATAGTGTCAATAGGTGCAGTTTGAAAAAAGGTGTGGGATCTCATCTC harbors:
- the bcp gene encoding thioredoxin-dependent thiol peroxidase produces the protein MNVGDKAPEILGIDQDGKEIKLSDYKGQKIVLYFYPKDLTSGCTAQACNLRDNYKELRDKGYVIIGASIQDEKSHKKFIEKNGLPFPLIADTDLKLVETFGVYGEKKMYGRTYMGTFRTTFIINEDGIIERIIGPKQIKTKDHAAQILAGE